The segment AGTAGCAATGCATCTTTCTCTAAGATACAAGGATCAGCCAGAGGTTGTTATAGAAGAGGCAATGAGGGCCTTTTCAGGAAAAGATTAAGAAAAGAAGACCTGTTACTGCAAGTCCTATAAGTGCACCAGCTATAACCTCCTTAGGTGTATGGACATGGACAGCTACCCTGCTCTGTGATATTGCAACTGCCAGTCCCAATGTAAGAAGGGACACGAGAAGATTCCCTGCAATTAATGTTATAGACAGCCATATACTGAATGAGACGGCTGCATGACCTGAAGGAAAACCTCCCCTAAGAGGAGTGCCTTTTCCGGTATAGGCCTTCAGTATTATCACCAGAATCAGGACTATTACAACTGAAAGAATAGCAATCTCATCTTTGGAGTGGCTTTCAGGTATCGAGCTTCTGAAAAATAGACTCTTTAAGTAGGGAAAGAGTATAACGTAACCGACAAGCACCGCTCCAGAGGCAGATATGAGCACAGCTCCAGCAGCCATGTCTTTAACAGTCCTTGCAAAATCAGATTTCTCAGGAGAAAGTCTGTCAACTATATTTTCTATAACGGTATTGAGCATCTCAGCAAGGATAACAAGCATGGCACACAAAGAAAGGATAATGAATTCAATCTTTGTAACACCGAGACTGAAACTCAGAAGAAGGACAACGGCAGCGGCAAGGAAATGATATCTCACATGACGCTGTGTCTTTGCTGCATGAAGGATACCTTCTATTGCATTATTTGCGCTCTTGATCCAGTTTCTTAAGGGCATTAAGCAGGCTCTTCTCCTTTTTCCTCATTATTCTGGCAGACCTTTTATCCCTCTCATGGTCATATCCAAGAAGATGAAGAAGTCCATGGATGAGCATGAATCTCAGCTCATCTTTGAAGGAAACACGGTTTTCAGCTGCCTGTTTTTTTATCTGGTCCAAGTTTAAAACTATATCACCAAGAACAGAAAAGGAAGGGATAGACTCAGAAACCGGGGGCCTGATCGCTGAACCAGTGGCCTCTATCTGTGGAAAGGAAAGTACATCAGTGGGTTTATCTATACCCCTGTAAAGTCTGTTGAGATATCTCATCCTTCTGTTGCCAACGAGATAAATGCTTATCTCAACATCTTCAAGGCTGAGGAGGTTTAACAGGTTCAGGAGATCTCTTCTCAGAGATTGGAGACTGAAAGGTTTCCTCGCGGTCTTTCTTATGAGTATACTCTTCATCAAACCTAAAACCTGGGTAATTTATCCTTTTATGGAATATTCCGGTAAGGGTATGGATAAAACTGTTTTTAATCTCTCTTAATTCCCTGAAGGTAAAATCACATTCATCAAGCTGGCCCTCGGTGATTATTTTATTTATGATCTTCTCAACGAGTGAAGATATTCTTGCTGGAGATGGATCCTGAAGAACCCTTGAGGATGCCTCAACAGCATCAGCCATCATTATGAGGGCAGCCTCCTTTGT is part of the Thermodesulfovibrionales bacterium genome and harbors:
- the ybeY gene encoding rRNA maturation RNase YbeY is translated as MKSILIRKTARKPFSLQSLRRDLLNLLNLLSLEDVEISIYLVGNRRMRYLNRLYRGIDKPTDVLSFPQIEATGSAIRPPVSESIPSFSVLGDIVLNLDQIKKQAAENRVSFKDELRFMLIHGLLHLLGYDHERDKRSARIMRKKEKSLLNALKKLDQERK
- a CDS encoding diacylglycerol kinase, which encodes MPLRNWIKSANNAIEGILHAAKTQRHVRYHFLAAAVVLLLSFSLGVTKIEFIILSLCAMLVILAEMLNTVIENIVDRLSPEKSDFARTVKDMAAGAVLISASGAVLVGYVILFPYLKSLFFRSSIPESHSKDEIAILSVVIVLILVIILKAYTGKGTPLRGGFPSGHAAVSFSIWLSITLIAGNLLVSLLTLGLAVAISQSRVAVHVHTPKEVIAGALIGLAVTGLLFLIFS